In one window of Drosophila innubila isolate TH190305 chromosome 2L unlocalized genomic scaffold, UK_Dinn_1.0 4_B_2L, whole genome shotgun sequence DNA:
- the LOC117780487 gene encoding TATA-box-binding protein-like protein 1, with translation MAISRNRHIDKMFKLTRSIKKRVGLLQGCHKTEKKMQRESSENLKRKRQLQAENNKELGSVSPLPLENKSIISDFDILSIYSDISKLSAIEEHLNLLYRPFTCFVKSRCNYKLYELECLLSNTRYEPHKHPALFIRHSNPSSSLRVYDNGNICSQGYSYDGSALGAKCFMNTMEQLGYSPMFYHPKFNVVNATFCMPFCINLDNFYLEYRRDCLYNPETHPYLIYKVPDSSIKLAIFPMGYVYVLLSSNPKSTQKVIGHILPLLYRHRNLELITERELSSGDINFKLLWENEFQKAYQDTLKYYMPKEQHQQQQRQLQLKL, from the exons ATGGCAATTTCGAGAAATCGGCACATTgacaaaatgttcaaattgaC TCGGAGCATTAAAAAGCGAGTGGGATTGTTGCAGGGCTGCCACAAAActgaaaagaaaatgcaacGTGAAAGTTCAGAAAACTTGAAAAGAAAGCGACAACTGCAGGCTGAAAATAACAAGGAATTAGGATCTGTTTCTCCCTTGCCattggaaaataaaagcatCATTTCGGATTTCGACATATTGAGCATTTACTCGGATATATCCAAACTCAGTGCCATCGAGGAGCATTTGAATCTGTTGTATCG ACCCTTTACCTGCTTTGTGAAATCGCGATGCAACTATAAACTTTACGAATTGGAATGTCTATTATCCAACACTCGCTATGAGCCTCACAAGCATCCGGCGCTTTTCATCCGTCACTCGAATCCGTCGAGCAGTTTACGGGTTTACGATAATGGGAACATCTGCAGCCAGGGCTACAGCTATGATGGGTCTGCATTGGGCGCTAAATGTTTTATGAACACCATGGAACAATTGGGATACTCTCCGATGTTTTACCATCCCAAGTTTAATGTGGTGAATGCAACATTCTGCATGCCATTCTGCATTAATCTGGATAACTTTTATTTGGAGTATCGTAGAGATTGCCTATATAATCCAGAAACGCATCCATATCTCATCTACAAAGTGCCAGATTCAAGCATTAAATTGGCCATATTTCCCATGGGATATGTGTACGTATTGTTGTCCTCCAATCCAAAAAGTACCCAAAAGGTTATCGGACACATTTTACCGCTACTCTATCGACATCGGAACTTGGAATTGATAACGGAACGGGAACTAAGCAGTGGtgacattaatttcaaattgctGTGGGAAAATGAGTTTCAGAAGGCGTACCAGGATACCCTTAAATACTATATGCCCAAagaacaacaccaacaacagcagcgacaacttcaactaaaactttaa